From the Accumulibacter sp. genome, one window contains:
- the trpB gene encoding tryptophan synthase subunit beta, whose product MAVHDHDLPDATGHFGPYGGVFVAETLIAALDELREAYAAAQRDPQFLAEFEHDLQHYVGRPSPLYHARRWSERLGGAQIYLKREDLNHTGAHKINNCIGQALLARRMHKPRVIAETGAGQHGVATATVAARFGMECVVYMGAEDIRRQAANVYRMKLLGATVVPVESGSRTLKDALNEAMRDWVTRVADTFYIIGTVAGPHPYPMMVRDFQSVIGRECIRQMQEQCGRQPDAVIACVGGGSNAMGIFHPYLATAGVRLIGVEAAGEGIASGRHAASLTAGQPGVLHGNRTYLLQDENGQIIETHSISAGLDYPGVGPEHAWLKDSGRAEYVGVTDGEALQAFHDLCRIEGIMPALESSHALAYASRLAPSLARDAILLVNLSGRGDKDMHTVADKSGIRF is encoded by the coding sequence GGCCCGTACGGCGGCGTCTTCGTCGCCGAGACGCTGATCGCCGCGCTCGACGAGCTGCGTGAAGCCTATGCTGCCGCGCAGCGCGATCCGCAGTTCCTTGCCGAATTCGAACACGATCTGCAGCACTACGTCGGTCGGCCAAGCCCGCTGTACCACGCCAGGCGCTGGTCGGAGCGCCTTGGCGGGGCGCAGATCTACCTCAAGCGCGAGGACCTCAACCACACCGGCGCACACAAGATCAACAACTGCATCGGCCAGGCGTTGCTCGCCCGGCGCATGCACAAGCCGCGCGTCATCGCCGAAACCGGCGCCGGTCAGCACGGCGTCGCGACGGCCACCGTTGCCGCGCGCTTCGGCATGGAGTGTGTCGTCTACATGGGGGCAGAGGACATCCGCCGGCAGGCGGCGAACGTCTATCGCATGAAGCTCCTCGGAGCGACGGTGGTACCGGTCGAGAGCGGGTCGCGCACGCTCAAGGACGCCCTGAATGAAGCGATGCGCGACTGGGTCACGCGCGTCGCCGACACCTTCTACATCATCGGCACCGTCGCCGGCCCACACCCGTACCCGATGATGGTGCGTGACTTCCAGTCGGTGATCGGTCGTGAATGCATCCGCCAGATGCAGGAGCAGTGCGGACGCCAGCCCGATGCCGTGATCGCCTGCGTCGGCGGTGGTTCGAACGCGATGGGGATCTTCCACCCCTATCTCGCCACAGCCGGCGTTCGCCTGATCGGTGTCGAAGCAGCGGGCGAGGGCATCGCCAGCGGACGCCACGCCGCTTCGCTCACCGCCGGGCAGCCCGGCGTGCTGCACGGCAACCGCACCTACCTGCTGCAGGACGAGAACGGCCAGATCATCGAAACGCACTCGATTTCCGCCGGTCTCGACTACCCGGGCGTCGGCCCCGAGCACGCCTGGCTGAAGGACAGCGGTCGCGCGGAGTATGTCGGCGTCACCGACGGGGAAGCGCTGCAGGCCTTTCATGACCTGTGCCGGATCGAGGGCATCATGCCGGCGCTCGAGTCGAGCCATGCACTGGCCTATGCCAGCCGGCTGGCGCCTTCGCTGGCGCGGGATGCCATCCTGCTGGTGAATCTTTCTGGTCGCGGAGACAAGGACATGCACACCGTTGCCGACAAGTCGGGAATCAGGTTCTGA
- the trpA gene encoding tryptophan synthase subunit alpha, with protein MGRIEQVFARLQGEGRKALIPFITAGDPDPGLTVPLLQTLVRAGADVIELGVPFSDPMADGPTIQRASERALAKGVSLRQVLSLVATFRGEDRATPIVLMGYANPIEAMGVESFAAAAAAAGVDGVLVVDYPPEESADFAAALQRHAIDPIFLLAPTSSDARIAQVGALASGYIYYVSLKGVTGSATLDVAAVAARIPEIRARTGVPVGVGFGIRDAATAAAVARIADAVVVGSRLIEEIERSPAATACDNVLTVLSGIRQAIDAAAPATGET; from the coding sequence ATGGGCAGAATCGAGCAAGTTTTCGCGCGCCTGCAGGGGGAAGGCCGCAAGGCGCTGATCCCGTTCATCACCGCCGGTGACCCGGACCCCGGCTTGACCGTCCCCTTGCTGCAGACGCTGGTCCGTGCAGGCGCCGACGTCATCGAGCTCGGTGTCCCCTTCTCCGACCCGATGGCCGACGGACCGACCATCCAGCGGGCATCGGAACGGGCACTGGCCAAGGGCGTCAGCCTGCGCCAGGTCCTGTCACTGGTCGCCACCTTCCGCGGCGAAGACCGGGCAACGCCGATCGTTCTCATGGGCTACGCGAACCCGATCGAAGCGATGGGCGTCGAGTCCTTCGCCGCCGCCGCTGCCGCCGCTGGCGTGGACGGCGTGCTCGTGGTCGATTACCCGCCCGAGGAAAGCGCGGACTTCGCCGCTGCCCTGCAGCGGCACGCGATCGATCCGATCTTCCTGCTGGCGCCGACCTCGAGTGATGCGCGCATCGCCCAAGTGGGCGCGCTCGCCAGCGGTTACATCTACTACGTCTCGTTGAAGGGCGTCACCGGGTCGGCGACGCTCGACGTCGCTGCGGTTGCTGCCCGCATCCCGGAAATCCGGGCGCGCACCGGCGTGCCGGTCGGTGTCGGCTTCGGCATCCGTGATGCGGCGACAGCCGCCGCCGTCGCCCGCATCGCCGATGCGGTGGTCGTCGGCAGCCGCCTGATCGAGGAGATCGAGCGATCCCCAGCCGCGACCGCCTGTGACAACGTACTGACCGTGCTCAGCGGCATCCGTCAAGCGATCGACGCCGCCGCACCTGCCACCGGAGAAACATGA
- the accD gene encoding acetyl-CoA carboxylase, carboxyltransferase subunit beta has product MGWLNKLLPPKIKRNDTGIARRSPLPEGLWSKCPACDAVLYASDLANNRNVCPKCGHHKRLEARARIDLLLDTEGRSEIAAEVLPVDALSFHDSRPYPDRLRDATTATGETDALVVMRGTIRKLPAVVAAFEFEFMGGSMGSVLGERFVRGVRVAIENREPFICVTASGGARMQEGLFSLLQMAKTTAVLTRLAQARLPFISILADPTMGGVSASFAFLGDVVIAEPGALVGFAGPRVIEQTVRETLPDGFQRSEFLLDKGAIDMIVDRREMKERVATLLALLQKRPAANLPG; this is encoded by the coding sequence ATGGGCTGGCTGAACAAGCTGCTGCCGCCGAAGATCAAACGCAACGACACCGGCATTGCCCGCCGGTCACCGCTGCCCGAGGGCCTGTGGAGCAAGTGCCCGGCCTGCGACGCCGTCCTCTACGCCAGTGACCTGGCGAACAACCGCAATGTCTGCCCCAAATGCGGTCATCACAAGCGGCTCGAGGCGCGTGCGCGAATCGACCTGCTGCTCGACACCGAAGGACGCTCGGAGATCGCCGCCGAAGTGCTGCCGGTCGATGCGCTCTCCTTCCACGACAGCCGCCCGTATCCCGACCGTCTGCGGGATGCAACGACGGCGACCGGTGAAACCGACGCGCTGGTGGTCATGCGCGGCACGATCCGCAAGCTGCCGGCCGTCGTCGCCGCTTTCGAGTTCGAGTTCATGGGCGGCTCGATGGGCTCGGTCCTTGGGGAACGCTTCGTCCGCGGCGTCCGGGTGGCGATCGAGAACCGCGAACCATTCATTTGTGTCACCGCATCCGGCGGCGCGCGCATGCAGGAGGGACTGTTCTCGCTGCTGCAGATGGCCAAGACGACGGCCGTCCTGACGCGTCTCGCGCAGGCGAGGCTGCCGTTCATCTCGATTCTCGCCGATCCGACGATGGGTGGCGTCTCCGCCTCCTTCGCCTTCCTCGGCGATGTCGTGATTGCCGAACCCGGCGCGCTGGTCGGCTTCGCCGGTCCGCGGGTGATCGAACAGACGGTGCGCGAGACCCTGCCGGATGGCTTTCAACGCTCGGAGTTCCTGCTCGACAAGGGCGCCATCGACATGATCGTCGATCGGCGGGAAATGAAGGAGCGCGTCGCGACCCTGCTGGCACTTCTGCAGAAGCGGCCGGCAGCAAACTTGCCTGGATGA
- the folC gene encoding bifunctional tetrahydrofolate synthase/dihydrofolate synthase, producing MSDGAYSPAPADERLLACRALAPWLAHLEQLHPRGQAGIELGLERVQRVRQELAQDPRCPLIVVGGTNGKGSTCAYLEAIYAHAGHRVGCYTSPHLLNYNERIRVDRQPAGDALICAAFAHVEAARQAAGNIALTYFEFGTLAAMEVFITQRVEVLILEVGLGGRLDAVNAYTPDCAVVCSIALDHTDWLGSDREAIGFEKAGIFRAGRAAFCADPDPPRSLLAHAQAIGAELQVLGRDFGHFGDSLQWTFWGRGGLRRAGLPLPALRGAGQLRNAAVALAVVESLRPRLPVDMQAVRRGLVDLALPGRFQVLAGRPTVVLDVAHNPQAVSGLAEKLAELPFAAKTIAVVGMLADKDIAGSLASLAGRVDHWLLADLDVPRGAPAATLSAAVRQRALGGEIECLSSVASAFRRSAELAGENDRIIVFGSFYTVAAVMRSRQNDR from the coding sequence GTGAGCGACGGCGCGTACAGCCCGGCGCCGGCCGACGAGCGGCTGCTCGCCTGCCGCGCGCTGGCACCCTGGCTGGCGCACCTCGAGCAACTCCATCCGCGTGGCCAGGCGGGGATTGAACTCGGCCTCGAGCGCGTCCAGCGCGTACGCCAGGAGCTGGCGCAGGACCCGCGGTGCCCGCTGATCGTCGTCGGCGGAACCAACGGCAAGGGATCGACCTGCGCCTATCTCGAAGCGATCTACGCTCACGCCGGTCATCGCGTCGGCTGCTACACCTCGCCACACCTGCTGAACTACAACGAACGCATTCGCGTCGACCGACAACCGGCAGGCGATGCCCTCATCTGTGCGGCCTTCGCCCACGTGGAAGCGGCGCGACAGGCTGCCGGGAACATCGCGCTGACATACTTCGAGTTCGGCACGCTGGCGGCGATGGAAGTCTTCATCACACAACGGGTCGAGGTGCTGATCCTCGAGGTCGGACTGGGCGGCCGGCTGGATGCGGTCAACGCCTACACGCCCGATTGCGCCGTCGTCTGCAGCATCGCACTCGACCATACCGACTGGCTGGGCAGCGACCGCGAGGCCATCGGCTTCGAGAAGGCCGGCATCTTTCGCGCCGGCCGGGCGGCTTTCTGTGCCGATCCCGATCCGCCACGCTCGCTGCTGGCACACGCGCAGGCGATCGGCGCCGAGTTGCAGGTCCTCGGTCGCGATTTCGGCCATTTCGGCGATTCGCTGCAATGGACCTTCTGGGGTCGCGGCGGACTGCGGCGTGCGGGCCTCCCGCTGCCGGCTCTGCGCGGCGCTGGCCAGCTGCGCAACGCGGCGGTCGCGCTGGCTGTCGTCGAGTCGCTGCGCCCGCGGCTGCCGGTCGACATGCAGGCGGTGCGGCGCGGCCTGGTCGACCTCGCCCTGCCGGGACGCTTCCAGGTGCTCGCCGGGCGGCCGACCGTCGTTCTCGACGTCGCGCACAACCCGCAGGCGGTCAGCGGACTGGCAGAGAAGCTCGCCGAGCTGCCATTCGCCGCGAAGACGATCGCCGTCGTCGGCATGCTGGCCGACAAGGACATCGCCGGCTCGCTGGCGTCGCTCGCCGGCCGGGTAGACCACTGGCTGCTCGCCGACCTCGATGTCCCGCGTGGAGCCCCGGCCGCGACTCTGTCGGCGGCCGTGCGGCAGCGCGCACTCGGTGGTGAGATCGAATGCCTTTCTTCGGTAGCGAGTGCCTTCCGGCGTTCTGCCGAGCTGGCGGGCGAAAATGATAGAATTATCGTCTTTGGATCGTTCTACACGGTCGCGGCCGTCATGCGGAGCAGGCAGAATGACCGCTGA
- a CDS encoding SPOR domain-containing protein, with protein sequence MTETSDPQLQLKKRARRRLVGAIAFAGLAAIVLPIVMDQEPRQQPQEVQIRIPGQEQPPFQPRLAARDAPPATATDKPAVAAEKAPPTAAEPTPKEAAEPPARTGESRLAKPAEKAPAKTEERKTPRLVEKPPERSAEQKVAKAADKPPEKAPAKTADKPKEKTGDKVAEKKAVDRAVAEKGSDKAPAKKTEKPPEASSEDGGSKPATDETSAAGSHPAGKSPAAPAAKPGGQQVIVIGAFANPENVKQLQSKISAAGVNTYTEVLETPDGKKTRVRAGPFPNREAAEKALDKLKAIGVSGVVAGRQ encoded by the coding sequence ATGACTGAAACATCTGACCCGCAGCTGCAACTGAAGAAACGGGCTCGTCGCCGCCTCGTCGGAGCCATCGCCTTCGCCGGCCTGGCGGCGATCGTCCTGCCGATCGTCATGGATCAGGAACCAAGGCAGCAACCGCAGGAGGTGCAGATACGCATCCCCGGCCAGGAACAGCCGCCCTTCCAGCCCAGGCTGGCGGCGCGCGACGCGCCGCCAGCGACCGCCACCGACAAGCCCGCCGTCGCTGCCGAGAAGGCGCCACCGACTGCCGCTGAGCCGACGCCCAAAGAGGCAGCGGAGCCGCCCGCCCGTACCGGCGAAAGCAGGCTTGCCAAGCCAGCCGAAAAGGCGCCGGCAAAGACCGAGGAGAGGAAGACTCCCAGGCTGGTCGAAAAACCGCCGGAAAGGAGCGCCGAGCAGAAAGTGGCGAAAGCGGCCGATAAACCTCCCGAGAAGGCGCCGGCCAAGACAGCCGACAAGCCGAAGGAGAAGACCGGCGACAAGGTGGCTGAGAAGAAGGCGGTCGACAGGGCAGTGGCCGAGAAGGGCAGCGACAAGGCGCCAGCGAAGAAGACCGAGAAGCCGCCCGAGGCGAGTTCCGAAGACGGCGGCAGCAAGCCGGCAACCGACGAAACGTCTGCCGCCGGCAGTCACCCCGCTGGCAAGTCGCCTGCCGCTCCGGCGGCCAAGCCGGGCGGCCAGCAAGTGATCGTCATCGGCGCCTTTGCCAACCCCGAGAACGTCAAGCAACTGCAGAGCAAGATCAGCGCTGCCGGCGTAAACACCTACACCGAAGTCCTGGAAACGCCCGACGGCAAGAAGACGCGCGTCCGGGCCGGCCCCTTCCCGAACCGTGAGGCTGCCGAAAAGGCGCTCGACAAGCTGAAGGCGATTGGCGTCAGTGGAGTCGTCGCCGGCAGGCAATGA
- a CDS encoding CvpA family protein yields the protein MTVFDYLVLIIIAASLLMGMWRGIVGEIIALAAWILAFFAARWWGDEAARLFVAIDDPTLRLVAGWVSVALSVLVGMALLRLAIRGLIKALGMTVSDRLLGLVFGVARGLMIVMILVAIGGMTALPKEKWWSEAYLSAPLETAVIASKPWLPSEVAKRIRFG from the coding sequence ATGACCGTTTTCGACTACCTGGTCCTGATCATCATCGCCGCCTCGCTCCTGATGGGAATGTGGCGTGGCATCGTCGGCGAAATCATCGCCCTTGCCGCCTGGATCCTGGCTTTCTTTGCCGCCAGATGGTGGGGTGACGAGGCCGCACGGCTGTTCGTCGCCATCGACGACCCGACGCTGCGCCTCGTCGCCGGCTGGGTCAGCGTGGCACTTTCGGTTCTCGTTGGCATGGCTCTGCTTCGGCTGGCCATACGCGGCCTGATCAAGGCGTTGGGAATGACCGTGAGCGACCGCCTCCTGGGCCTCGTCTTCGGCGTTGCCCGGGGTCTGATGATCGTCATGATCCTCGTTGCCATCGGCGGCATGACGGCACTGCCAAAAGAGAAGTGGTGGAGCGAAGCGTACCTGTCCGCGCCGCTCGAGACGGCCGTCATTGCCAGCAAGCCCTGGTTACCGTCCGAGGTCGCGAAACGAATCCGGTTTGGCTAG
- the purF gene encoding amidophosphoribosyltransferase produces the protein MCGILGVVATTPVNQLLYDGLMVLQHRGQDAAGIVTAEDDAFHMHKGAGLVRDVFRTRNMRALPGMMGIAHCRYPTAGSAFDSALSQPFYVNSPFGIVLGHNGNLTNTAQLKEEMFRQDLRHINTSSDSEVLLNILAHELQATAGNCRLDPETIFAAVAAVHRRCRGAYAVVAMIAGHGMLAFRDPHGIRPLVFGTNETPGGIEFLFASESVALDTLGFQVLRDVAPGEAIFIDIGHRLHQRQCASNPVLSPCIFEFVYLARPDSVIDGVSVYEARLRMGEHLADKLVRHIPVGQIDVVIPIPDSSRPSAMQLAQRIGVPYREGFVKNRYIGRTFIMPGQATRARSVRQKLNTVAQEFKGKRVLLVDDSIVRGTTSREIVEMARAAGALRVYFASASPPVRYPNVYGIDMPTRGELIATGRSGEEIGHEIGADALVYQDLDALRASIRDLRPALRDFDTSCFDGRYVTGDVTPEYLTALEQAREGNRVSSKEERWATRQLELNLMSAG, from the coding sequence ATGTGCGGAATACTCGGGGTGGTCGCAACGACGCCGGTCAACCAGCTGCTCTATGATGGCCTGATGGTCCTGCAACACCGCGGCCAGGACGCCGCCGGCATCGTCACCGCCGAGGACGACGCCTTCCACATGCACAAGGGAGCCGGGCTGGTACGCGACGTGTTTCGCACCCGCAACATGCGCGCCCTGCCCGGCATGATGGGAATCGCGCATTGCCGCTACCCGACGGCTGGATCGGCCTTCGACTCGGCTCTGTCGCAACCGTTCTACGTGAACTCGCCCTTCGGCATCGTCCTGGGCCACAACGGCAACCTGACGAATACCGCACAGCTCAAGGAAGAGATGTTCCGGCAGGATCTGCGACACATCAACACCAGTTCCGACTCGGAGGTCCTGCTCAACATCCTGGCGCATGAACTGCAGGCGACCGCCGGCAACTGCCGTCTCGATCCGGAGACCATCTTTGCTGCGGTGGCCGCTGTCCATCGCCGTTGCCGCGGCGCCTACGCCGTGGTGGCGATGATCGCCGGCCACGGCATGCTTGCCTTTCGCGATCCGCACGGCATCCGGCCGCTGGTCTTTGGCACCAACGAGACGCCAGGCGGGATCGAGTTCCTTTTCGCCTCCGAGTCGGTGGCGCTCGACACCCTCGGTTTCCAGGTGCTGCGCGACGTCGCTCCGGGCGAGGCGATCTTCATCGACATCGGGCATCGCCTGCACCAGCGGCAGTGCGCGAGCAACCCGGTTCTCTCGCCGTGCATCTTCGAGTTCGTCTATCTCGCGCGCCCGGACTCGGTGATCGACGGCGTCTCGGTCTACGAAGCACGCCTGCGCATGGGCGAACATCTCGCCGACAAACTGGTAAGACACATCCCGGTCGGGCAGATCGACGTCGTCATTCCGATCCCGGACTCGAGCCGGCCATCGGCGATGCAGCTCGCGCAACGGATTGGCGTCCCCTACCGTGAGGGATTCGTCAAGAACCGCTACATCGGTCGCACCTTCATCATGCCCGGGCAGGCAACCCGTGCCCGCTCGGTGCGCCAGAAGCTCAACACGGTGGCGCAGGAGTTCAAGGGCAAACGCGTCCTGCTGGTCGACGATTCGATCGTCCGCGGCACCACCAGCCGCGAAATCGTCGAAATGGCGCGTGCCGCCGGCGCGCTGCGCGTCTATTTCGCGTCCGCGTCGCCACCGGTGCGCTACCCCAACGTCTACGGCATCGACATGCCGACGCGTGGCGAACTGATCGCCACCGGTCGCAGCGGCGAGGAGATCGGTCACGAGATCGGTGCCGATGCGCTGGTCTATCAGGATCTCGACGCACTCCGGGCCTCGATCCGGGACCTCAGGCCGGCACTGCGAGACTTCGACACCTCGTGCTTCGACGGCCGCTATGTCACCGGCGATGTCACCCCCGAGTACCTGACGGCGCTGGAACAGGCCAGGGAAGGGAACCGTGTCTCGAGCAAGGAAGAGCGCTGGGCGACCCGCCAGCTCGAGCTCAATCTCATGTCGGCAGGCTGA
- a CDS encoding O-succinylhomoserine sulfhydrylase has translation MKTNPDYALETLAVRAGQERSQFNEHSEALYLTSSFIFSSAAQAAARFSGEEDGNVYSRFTNPTVSAFQDRLAALEGAEACVATASGMSAILSLVMALCSSGDHIVASNGLFGATQQLLGTIMPRFGIQASFVAQTDTTAWQAAMRPETKLLFLETPSNPLTEIADIAALATIAHARGVLLVVDNCFCTPILQRPLDLGADLVVHSATKFLDGQGRVLGGAVAGPRSLTEEVFRFLRTAGPTLSAFNAWVLLKGLETLQLRLTEQSARALEMARWLENHPKVTRVHYPGLPSHPQYALARQQQRSGGAVVSFTVRGARSEAWSVVDACRLLSITANLGDTKTTLTHPASTTHGRITSEQRAAAGIGEDLLRIAVGLEAVSDLQRDLDRGLALI, from the coding sequence ATGAAGACCAATCCCGATTACGCACTCGAAACACTGGCGGTTCGCGCCGGCCAGGAACGCAGCCAGTTCAACGAACACAGCGAGGCGCTCTATCTGACGTCGAGCTTCATCTTCAGCAGCGCGGCGCAGGCGGCCGCCCGCTTCTCCGGTGAGGAAGACGGCAATGTCTACTCGCGCTTCACCAATCCGACGGTAAGCGCCTTCCAGGACCGCCTCGCCGCGCTCGAAGGAGCCGAGGCCTGCGTTGCCACGGCATCCGGCATGTCGGCGATCCTGTCGCTGGTGATGGCGTTGTGCAGCAGCGGCGATCACATCGTCGCCTCGAACGGTCTCTTCGGCGCGACGCAGCAATTGCTCGGCACGATCATGCCGCGCTTCGGCATCCAGGCCAGCTTCGTCGCGCAGACCGACACGACGGCATGGCAGGCGGCGATGCGACCGGAGACGAAGCTGCTCTTTCTCGAGACCCCATCGAATCCGCTCACCGAGATCGCCGACATCGCCGCATTGGCGACGATCGCCCATGCGCGTGGCGTTCTCCTGGTCGTCGACAACTGCTTCTGTACGCCGATCCTGCAGCGGCCGCTTGATCTCGGCGCCGATCTCGTCGTCCATTCGGCGACCAAGTTTCTCGATGGCCAGGGTCGGGTCCTCGGCGGCGCCGTCGCCGGGCCGCGCTCGCTCACCGAAGAGGTCTTCCGCTTCCTGCGCACGGCCGGTCCGACGCTCTCGGCATTCAACGCCTGGGTTCTGCTCAAGGGGCTCGAGACGCTGCAGTTGCGCCTGACGGAACAATCGGCCAGGGCACTCGAGATGGCACGCTGGCTCGAGAATCACCCGAAAGTGACACGCGTCCACTACCCCGGACTGCCTTCACACCCGCAGTATGCCCTCGCCCGGCAGCAGCAGCGAAGCGGCGGCGCGGTCGTCTCCTTCACCGTCAGGGGCGCCCGCAGCGAAGCGTGGTCAGTCGTCGATGCCTGCCGACTGCTGTCGATCACTGCCAATCTGGGCGATACCAAGACGACGCTGACCCATCCGGCATCGACGACGCACGGCCGGATCACCTCGGAACAGCGTGCGGCAGCGGGAATCGGCGAGGACCTGCTGCGCATCGCGGTCGGGCTCGAGGCGGTCAGCGACCTGCAGCGCGACCTCGACCGAGGCCTGGCGCTGATCTAG
- a CDS encoding peptidoglycan DD-metalloendopeptidase family protein, which translates to MRQRAEPPRRHCRAAVAALLALALLLPLPARAALPREASVPGGVVLVLLGAAADAAVPPRAWLGEQPVLVTRRGREWVAVVGLALDTQPGTHELRVQPPAAPTAALPAIADPETATGRASFTVRAKDYPAQRVTLKDSSKVELSAEDLARATSEIAEIRQLQRHWRAADDTDLDFILPAEGRLTGRFGLRRFFNGEARAPHAGFDIAAARGSPVRANAQGIVLASGDYFFNGRTVFVDHGNGLLSVYCHLDRIDVRAGEAVAKGQRLGLVGMSGRATGPHLHWGVVLNGALVDPQLFVAARGHER; encoded by the coding sequence GTGAGGCAGCGAGCCGAGCCGCCGCGCCGGCACTGCCGTGCCGCCGTCGCCGCCCTTCTCGCGCTGGCGTTGCTGCTGCCGTTGCCGGCACGCGCAGCCCTGCCACGGGAAGCGAGCGTTCCCGGAGGGGTGGTATTGGTTCTGCTCGGTGCGGCAGCGGACGCGGCGGTGCCGCCACGGGCGTGGCTTGGCGAGCAGCCGGTACTGGTCACGCGGCGTGGTCGCGAGTGGGTCGCCGTCGTCGGTCTCGCGCTCGACACGCAGCCGGGGACGCACGAGCTGCGGGTACAGCCGCCTGCGGCGCCAACCGCTGCCTTGCCGGCGATTGCCGATCCGGAGACTGCTACCGGCAGGGCATCCTTCACGGTTCGCGCCAAGGATTATCCGGCGCAGCGCGTCACCCTCAAGGACAGCAGCAAGGTCGAGCTGTCGGCGGAGGATCTGGCGCGGGCGACGAGCGAGATCGCCGAAATCCGGCAGCTGCAGCGCCACTGGCGAGCCGCCGACGACACCGACCTCGACTTCATCCTGCCGGCGGAAGGCCGGCTGACCGGACGTTTCGGACTGCGCCGTTTCTTCAACGGCGAAGCCCGGGCGCCGCACGCGGGTTTCGACATTGCCGCTGCGCGAGGCTCGCCCGTTCGCGCCAATGCTCAGGGGATCGTCCTCGCCAGCGGCGACTACTTCTTCAATGGCCGGACCGTCTTCGTCGATCACGGCAATGGGTTGTTGAGCGTGTATTGCCACCTTGACCGCATCGACGTAAGGGCCGGCGAAGCGGTCGCCAAGGGTCAGCGGCTGGGTCTGGTCGGAATGAGCGGCCGCGCGACCGGCCCGCATCTGCACTGGGGTGTCGTACTCAACGGTGCTCTGGTCGACCCGCAACTCTTCGTTGCCGCGCGCGGCCACGAGCGCTGA
- the ypfJ gene encoding KPN_02809 family neutral zinc metallopeptidase, producing MRLDDQSASQNVEDRRGGGPGIGRGTVGIGTLVIALVAGYFLGVDPAVILGLASSGTPSSAAARPPQKPPAGDDMATFVAKVLGSTETTWHAVFSEAGRRYQEPKLVLFTAATPTACGTGRSAMGPFYCPADQKVYIDLAFYRDLRERFKAPGEFAQAYVIAHEVGHHVQNLLGISDRVHATQQRSGNRATANALSVRLELQADCFAGVWGYRADSRSRILEPGDVEQALNAASAIGDDRLQRQTQGQIVPESFTHGTSEQRVRWFKRGMESGDIRQCDTFSAATL from the coding sequence ATGCGGCTTGACGACCAGAGTGCCAGTCAGAACGTCGAGGACCGACGCGGCGGCGGGCCGGGGATCGGGCGGGGCACCGTCGGCATCGGCACGCTGGTGATCGCGCTCGTCGCCGGCTACTTCCTCGGTGTCGATCCGGCAGTGATCCTTGGACTGGCGTCGAGCGGCACGCCGTCGTCGGCGGCGGCGCGTCCGCCACAGAAGCCACCGGCTGGCGACGACATGGCGACCTTCGTCGCCAAGGTTCTCGGCAGCACGGAGACGACCTGGCATGCCGTGTTCAGCGAGGCCGGCCGCCGTTACCAGGAGCCGAAGCTCGTCCTGTTCACCGCTGCGACGCCGACCGCCTGCGGTACCGGACGCTCGGCGATGGGCCCCTTCTACTGCCCGGCCGATCAGAAGGTCTACATCGATCTCGCCTTCTACCGCGATCTGCGCGAGCGCTTCAAGGCGCCGGGCGAGTTCGCCCAAGCCTACGTCATCGCGCATGAGGTCGGCCATCATGTGCAGAACCTGCTCGGCATTTCGGACAGGGTGCATGCGACGCAGCAGCGCAGCGGCAACCGTGCCACCGCCAACGCCCTGTCGGTGCGGCTCGAACTGCAGGCCGATTGCTTCGCCGGTGTCTGGGGGTATCGCGCCGACAGCCGGAGCCGGATTCTTGAGCCGGGCGACGTGGAGCAGGCACTGAACGCCGCTTCGGCCATCGGCGATGACCGCCTGCAGCGGCAGACGCAGGGTCAGATCGTTCCCGAGTCCTTTACCCACGGCACTTCGGAACAGCGGGTCCGCTGGTTCAAGCGCGGCATGGAGAGCGGCGACATCCGGCAGTGCGACACATTCAGTGCGGCGACCCTGTGA